Proteins encoded together in one Kutzneria kofuensis window:
- a CDS encoding DUF5684 domain-containing protein gives MDSTVSSGIGLVVALIGIVGLWQVFSKAGRPGWGAIIPIFNLYLLVKVAGRPGWWVLLYLVPVVNIVIHAIVAMDVARNFGKSRAFGIVGLWLFSVIGFAILGFSDARYAGERGVADTSNVAAAY, from the coding sequence ATGGACTCCACCGTCAGCTCCGGCATCGGCCTTGTCGTCGCGCTCATCGGCATCGTCGGGCTCTGGCAGGTGTTCAGCAAGGCCGGCCGGCCCGGCTGGGGCGCGATCATCCCCATCTTCAACCTCTACCTGCTGGTCAAGGTCGCCGGCCGGCCCGGCTGGTGGGTGCTGCTGTACCTGGTCCCGGTGGTGAACATCGTGATCCACGCGATCGTCGCGATGGACGTGGCGCGCAACTTCGGCAAGAGCAGGGCGTTCGGCATCGTCGGCCTCTGGCTGTTCAGTGTCATCGGTTTCGCCATTCTCGGCTTCAGCGACGCGCGCTACGCGGGGGAGCGCGGCGTCGCAGATACGTCGAACGTGGCGGCCGCGTACTGA
- a CDS encoding ATP-grasp domain-containing protein, whose protein sequence is MIGAGRAQSDGPPQPMLPARPTPLLLQGQDYVFRAPSGCYDFQEQIHRLEMVEDTGEPSPCVLVLARSADMEMNELSIALAERGIRMARIDVDRCLDLALTIYTDTPLIELNRWLLRPLLVWRRHFELAAMPVDPRTISGAYALDQWNTVAGWLTERTEWAHVNPARATGHLNRLTQLSDAAAFGLRTPRTAVTTQPGRSRPGGGQCIVKTAGRHLVEPRPGVQHGLFPRPLDTSRAGDVPEAAPVIVQQYLAADTELRVFVVGDKLIGYQVDKYDPAQLWVDPDNVSVRPTDVPPGLADRLLALARHWRLQVAAFDLLVVDGEHVFLEVNVNCDWRWFEHRAGDTDVSDAVHGWVAVRFGELLAADRGR, encoded by the coding sequence ATGATCGGCGCTGGGCGGGCCCAGTCGGACGGCCCGCCCCAGCCGATGCTCCCCGCCCGCCCGACACCCCTGTTGCTGCAGGGCCAGGACTACGTCTTCCGCGCGCCCAGCGGCTGTTACGACTTCCAGGAGCAGATCCACCGCCTCGAGATGGTCGAGGACACCGGCGAGCCGTCGCCGTGCGTGCTGGTGCTGGCCCGGTCGGCCGACATGGAGATGAACGAGCTGTCCATCGCGCTGGCCGAGCGCGGCATCCGGATGGCCCGCATCGACGTCGACCGCTGCCTCGACCTCGCGTTGACGATCTACACCGACACCCCGTTGATCGAGCTCAACCGCTGGCTGCTGCGGCCGCTGCTGGTCTGGCGCCGGCACTTCGAGCTGGCGGCCATGCCCGTCGACCCGCGGACGATCAGCGGCGCCTACGCACTCGACCAGTGGAACACCGTCGCCGGCTGGCTCACCGAGCGGACCGAATGGGCGCACGTGAACCCGGCCCGGGCCACCGGCCACCTCAACCGGCTCACCCAGCTCTCCGATGCCGCCGCGTTCGGCCTCAGGACGCCCAGGACGGCCGTGACGACCCAGCCCGGGCGGAGTAGGCCGGGTGGCGGGCAGTGCATCGTCAAGACGGCCGGGCGGCACCTCGTGGAGCCGCGCCCCGGCGTGCAGCACGGTCTGTTCCCCCGGCCGCTGGACACCTCCCGCGCCGGCGACGTCCCCGAGGCCGCGCCGGTGATCGTGCAGCAGTACCTCGCCGCCGACACCGAGCTGCGGGTTTTTGTCGTCGGCGACAAGCTCATCGGCTACCAGGTCGACAAGTACGACCCCGCGCAGTTGTGGGTCGACCCCGACAACGTCTCCGTGCGGCCGACCGACGTGCCGCCCGGGCTCGCCGACCGGTTGCTGGCGCTCGCCCGGCACTGGCGGCTCCAGGTCGCCGCCTTCGACCTGCTCGTGGTCGACGGCGAGCACGTGTTCCTCGAGGTGAACGTGAACTGCGACTGGCGGTGGTTCGAGCACCGCGCCGGCGACACCGACGTCTCCGATGCCGTGCACGGTTGGGTGGCCGTGCGTTTCGGCGAGCTCCTGGCCGCCGATCGGGGCCGCTGA
- a CDS encoding NAD(P)/FAD-dependent oxidoreductase, producing the protein MAAVKSEPARILIVGGGYVGMYTALGLQKKLRSREASVTVVDPQPHMTYQPFLPEAAAGSIEPRHVVVPLRRVLRKCHVLTGRVTKISDADKVATVTMTDGHVEEIPYDVLVVALGSVARTLPIPGLADRGIAFKTIGEAIYLRNHVLSRLDLASTTDDPEIRKRLLTFTVIGGGYAGIEALAELEDMARYALRYYENLDPADMRWVLVEATGRIMPEVRDSLGVYTVKQLEARGIEVYLDTRVKTMEDGHVVLDDGTEYDCDTIIWTAGVKANPVLADTDLPLDQRGRVICTATMQVQGLDGVWAAGDNAAVPDLSKTDVDPAATCSPSAQHAVRQANQLAKNIVAVLRGRKPKPYVHKYAGSVASLGLYKGVADVYGMKAKGFIAWGMHRGYHVSRMPTFNRKVRVAFDWLGSWLLKREVVSLGQINDPRAEFDRVTKS; encoded by the coding sequence ATGGCGGCAGTGAAGTCGGAACCCGCGAGGATCCTGATCGTCGGCGGTGGCTACGTCGGCATGTACACCGCGTTGGGCCTGCAGAAGAAGCTGAGGTCCCGGGAGGCGTCGGTCACGGTTGTCGACCCGCAGCCGCACATGACCTACCAGCCGTTCCTGCCCGAGGCCGCCGCCGGCTCCATCGAGCCGCGCCACGTGGTCGTGCCGCTGCGCCGGGTGCTGCGCAAGTGCCACGTGCTCACCGGCCGGGTCACCAAGATCAGTGACGCCGACAAGGTCGCGACCGTCACGATGACCGACGGCCACGTCGAGGAGATCCCCTACGACGTGCTGGTCGTCGCTCTCGGCTCGGTCGCCCGCACGCTGCCGATCCCGGGCCTGGCCGACCGGGGCATCGCGTTCAAGACCATCGGCGAGGCCATCTACCTGCGCAACCACGTGCTGTCGCGGCTGGACCTGGCGTCCACCACCGACGACCCGGAGATCCGCAAGCGCTTGCTGACCTTCACGGTGATCGGTGGCGGCTATGCCGGCATCGAGGCGCTGGCCGAGCTGGAGGACATGGCCCGCTACGCGCTGCGCTACTACGAGAACCTGGACCCGGCCGACATGCGCTGGGTGCTGGTCGAGGCGACCGGCCGGATCATGCCGGAGGTGCGCGACAGCCTGGGCGTCTACACCGTCAAGCAGCTCGAGGCCCGCGGCATCGAGGTCTACCTCGACACCCGCGTGAAGACGATGGAGGACGGCCACGTCGTCCTCGACGACGGCACCGAGTACGACTGCGACACCATCATCTGGACCGCCGGCGTGAAGGCGAACCCGGTCCTGGCCGACACGGACCTGCCGCTTGACCAGCGCGGCCGGGTGATTTGCACGGCCACCATGCAGGTCCAGGGCCTCGACGGCGTCTGGGCGGCCGGCGACAACGCGGCCGTGCCCGACCTGTCCAAGACCGACGTCGACCCGGCGGCCACGTGCAGCCCGTCGGCGCAGCACGCCGTGCGCCAGGCCAACCAGCTGGCCAAGAACATCGTCGCGGTGCTGCGCGGCCGCAAGCCGAAGCCGTACGTGCACAAGTACGCCGGCTCGGTGGCCAGCCTCGGCCTGTACAAGGGTGTCGCGGACGTCTACGGCATGAAGGCCAAGGGCTTCATCGCGTGGGGCATGCACCGCGGCTACCACGTGTCCCGGATGCCCACGTTCAACCGCAAGGTGCGGGTGGCCTTCGACTGGCTGGGCTCGTGGCTGCTCAAGCGCGAGGTCGTGTCACTCGGTCAGATCAACGACCCGCGGGCCGAGTTCGACCGGGTCACGAAGAGCTGA